A window of the Pelagicoccus albus genome harbors these coding sequences:
- a CDS encoding globin domain-containing protein yields MPISDIIADIFYAKLFAEAPSLKPYFESDIRQNGRIIKRIIDIAVQNLDTDLRTEETHPTFQQIPFIVEFTDRNHSTIGSALAWTLRQIFSHEFTEEMETVWLETYTKFSADLKNTTSYVAA; encoded by the coding sequence ATGCCTATATCCGATATAATCGCTGATATATTCTACGCGAAGCTCTTCGCAGAAGCTCCTAGCCTCAAACCTTACTTCGAGTCCGACATTCGGCAAAACGGTCGCATAATAAAGAGAATCATCGATATTGCAGTCCAGAACTTGGATACAGATCTCAGAACCGAAGAAACGCACCCAACATTTCAACAGATTCCATTCATCGTTGAATTTACAGATCGAAACCACTCCACGATCGGCTCTGCGCTGGCATGGACACTGAGGCAAATTTTCAGTCACGAATTCACCGAAGAGATGGAAACAGTGTGGCTGGAAACCTACACCAAGTTTTCTGCCGACTTAA